In Chitinivibrionia bacterium, one DNA window encodes the following:
- the rpsL gene encoding 30S ribosomal protein S12 has translation MPTINQLVRKGRKQIKTRSKTVALDQCPQKRGVCTRVFTTTPKKPNSALRKVARVRLSNQMEVNAYIPGEGHNLQEHSIVLVRGGRVKDVPGVRYHIIRGTLDTQGVAARKQARSKYGAGKKSAALAAAKGKKK, from the coding sequence TTGCCTACAATAAACCAGTTGGTCCGTAAAGGACGCAAGCAAATAAAGACAAGAAGCAAGACGGTTGCTCTTGACCAATGCCCTCAGAAGAGGGGAGTTTGTACTCGTGTATTCACGACAACACCTAAAAAGCCTAACTCGGCTTTGAGAAAAGTTGCGCGTGTTCGTTTGTCAAACCAGATGGAAGTAAACGCTTACATTCCGGGAGAAGGACATAATTTGCAGGAACACTCGATTGTTCTTGTTAGAGGCGGTCGTGTGAAAGACGTTCCGGGGGTTCGTTATCATATTATTCGCGGAACGCTTGATACGCAAGGTGTTGCGGCTCGTAAACAAGCGCGTTCCAAATATGGTGCAGGTAAGAAGAGTGCGGCATTGGCGGCGGCTAAAGGTAAGAAGAAGTAA